In the genome of Leucobacter luti, one region contains:
- a CDS encoding GNAT family N-acetyltransferase: MTTVPQITDSMHPPHKRSPLPHSAGGLPVTWRPLRARDAGLLMPLLAAVDRNDHPTARHDRSALSRTLRSPGFTPHTDGVIALDPAGTALAYGACVTELPHPEAHLPSGAFGGAPQGDHSAAPQSEHSGGSQIEHGGAPEPHVAVHLEGAVHPRVRGSGIGRALLAWQEWRGRQLLTGIRTTLPALLTTHANRTATSAARLYAAAGYAPVREWRTMRRALGSPLPQLTVPDGIRIRPFSLRFSEATRIALNDAFRDHWGFTPVSAREWRRIGHNPLFVARLSRLAISGSGTLRNPHRVAGFVLSEVNRAEWPLHGQRVGRLDAIGVVSDWRGTGLSRPLITSALAAHQRNGHTSVDLDVDAENPSGAHTLYERLGFVEHDGSTSFAKRVTHSPAELLLGPAVAS; encoded by the coding sequence ATGACGACCGTTCCGCAGATCACAGATTCCATGCACCCACCACACAAGCGCTCACCGCTCCCCCACAGCGCCGGCGGCCTTCCCGTGACCTGGCGTCCACTGCGCGCCCGCGACGCGGGACTCCTCATGCCGCTCCTCGCAGCCGTCGACCGAAACGACCATCCCACCGCGCGCCACGACCGATCCGCGCTCTCACGCACGCTGCGCTCACCCGGCTTCACGCCGCACACTGACGGCGTGATCGCACTCGATCCCGCCGGCACAGCTCTCGCTTACGGCGCGTGTGTCACCGAGCTGCCGCACCCCGAAGCCCACCTCCCCAGCGGGGCTTTCGGCGGGGCACCGCAGGGCGATCACTCCGCGGCACCCCAGAGTGAACACTCTGGGGGATCCCAGATCGAGCATGGCGGTGCACCTGAGCCCCACGTCGCCGTGCACCTCGAAGGCGCGGTGCACCCCCGCGTGCGCGGCAGCGGAATCGGCCGCGCACTCCTCGCATGGCAGGAGTGGCGCGGTCGCCAACTCCTCACGGGTATCCGAACGACGCTGCCCGCGCTGCTCACCACACACGCCAACCGAACAGCCACCTCCGCCGCGCGCCTCTACGCCGCGGCCGGGTACGCTCCGGTCCGGGAGTGGCGCACGATGCGTCGTGCGCTCGGCTCGCCACTGCCGCAGCTCACGGTGCCTGACGGGATTCGGATCAGGCCGTTTTCACTGCGCTTCTCCGAGGCGACGCGGATCGCGCTCAATGACGCGTTCCGCGACCACTGGGGCTTCACTCCGGTGAGTGCGCGTGAGTGGCGCCGGATAGGACACAACCCCTTGTTCGTCGCCCGGCTCTCCCGCCTCGCCATTTCGGGCAGCGGGACCCTGCGCAACCCGCACCGGGTCGCCGGGTTCGTCTTGTCAGAAGTGAATCGGGCGGAGTGGCCGCTTCACGGACAGCGTGTCGGTCGCCTCGACGCCATCGGCGTCGTGAGCGACTGGCGCGGAACCGGGCTCTCCCGACCACTGATCACGTCTGCACTTGCCGCGCATCAGCGGAACGGACACACCAGTGTCGACCTCGATGTCGATGCGGAGAACCCCAGCGGCGCACACACCCTGTATGAGCGGCTCGGCTTCGTCGAGCACGACGGGTCGACGAGCTTCGCGAAGCGGGTCACCCACAGCCCAGCGGAGCTGCTGCTCGGCCCAGCGGTCGCTAGTTGA
- a CDS encoding DNA-binding response regulator encodes MTERTTPPSKADRIRLLIADDEHLIRGALEALLGLEPDIEVVAGTDNGTTAAELALELSPDICLLDLEMPGADGIEAATRILAGAPDTRVIIVTRHARPGVLRRALAAKIAGFVPKSTPAGELAQVIRDVAAGKRYIDQEIAAAALAAERCPLTDRELDVLRATRATSSVQEIAEELFLSPGTVRNYLSAAMTKLGESNRQDAAKHAWQQGWI; translated from the coding sequence GTGACCGAACGGACCACACCGCCGTCCAAGGCCGACAGGATCCGGCTCCTCATCGCCGACGACGAACACCTGATCCGTGGTGCGCTCGAGGCGCTCCTCGGGCTCGAGCCGGACATCGAAGTCGTTGCGGGTACGGACAACGGGACCACCGCCGCGGAGCTCGCTCTGGAGCTGAGTCCGGATATCTGCCTGCTCGATCTGGAAATGCCGGGTGCGGACGGGATCGAGGCCGCTACACGGATCCTCGCCGGGGCGCCCGACACACGTGTGATCATCGTGACGAGACACGCTCGCCCCGGGGTGCTGCGCCGGGCGCTGGCCGCGAAGATCGCGGGGTTCGTGCCGAAATCGACGCCGGCAGGGGAGCTTGCCCAAGTGATCCGCGACGTGGCGGCAGGCAAACGCTACATTGACCAGGAGATTGCCGCCGCAGCGCTCGCCGCAGAGCGCTGCCCGCTCACCGATCGCGAACTCGACGTGCTGCGTGCTACTCGAGCGACGTCGAGTGTGCAGGAGATCGCTGAGGAACTCTTCCTCTCCCCAGGCACGGTGAGAAACTACCTCTCGGCTGCAATGACCAAGCTCGGCGAAAGCAATCGTCAGGACGCCGCGAAGCACGCATGGCAGCAGGGCTGGATCTAG
- a CDS encoding sensor histidine kinase yields MSAHTKEPTPGAGVNATWNYTLGSIVFLFVAMDLIIILDLLGRFSETRSGTDLALVAVCSLAAAVRIRFCWFLRDRRDGALPETWWTVALFAPALVAWGLAFVAPETALFATVQLWLSGVLWAFFVRWRLRLVALALLLGMVVTPVAVHAAQGIPQTSQIFGALSGFVLFYGVMLPAMLYASLWMWRVVWRLDEARQLGAELAVTQERLRFAADLHDIQGHHLQVIALKAELAERTMGSAPEQAAAQLSEIRIIAKEAMEETRSLVAGLREVGLQSELENASEVLTLSGAACTLAVSSDPAAPEAQRVLAFAVREATTNILRHSNASWAAISLTDVRGGTELVVTNDGVAGTPERAGGGSGLVGLRKRVQAIGGTLDATAGTERGSEPAPHTFELRVWIPEGVST; encoded by the coding sequence ATGTCTGCACACACGAAGGAGCCGACCCCCGGTGCGGGGGTGAACGCGACGTGGAATTACACGCTCGGTTCAATCGTGTTTCTCTTCGTTGCGATGGACCTGATCATTATTCTCGATCTGCTGGGGCGATTTTCTGAGACGCGCAGCGGCACGGATCTCGCGCTCGTTGCGGTATGTTCGCTGGCAGCCGCCGTGCGGATCCGGTTCTGCTGGTTCCTGCGTGATCGCAGAGACGGCGCGCTGCCCGAAACGTGGTGGACCGTCGCGCTATTCGCTCCCGCCCTCGTGGCGTGGGGGCTCGCGTTCGTTGCGCCCGAAACTGCACTGTTCGCTACAGTGCAGCTCTGGCTCTCCGGAGTGCTGTGGGCGTTCTTCGTGCGCTGGCGACTCCGTCTCGTGGCCCTCGCACTCCTGCTCGGAATGGTGGTGACGCCCGTAGCGGTGCACGCGGCACAGGGAATACCCCAGACGAGCCAGATATTTGGTGCGCTGAGTGGCTTTGTGCTCTTCTACGGAGTGATGCTGCCCGCCATGTTGTACGCGAGCTTGTGGATGTGGCGGGTCGTGTGGCGGCTTGACGAAGCGCGGCAGCTCGGCGCCGAGCTTGCCGTCACTCAGGAGCGGCTCCGCTTTGCCGCAGACTTGCACGACATTCAGGGACATCATCTCCAGGTGATCGCCCTGAAGGCCGAGCTCGCTGAACGCACGATGGGGAGCGCTCCTGAGCAAGCGGCGGCCCAGCTCAGTGAGATCCGGATTATTGCCAAAGAAGCGATGGAGGAGACCCGGTCGCTCGTGGCAGGTTTGCGAGAGGTCGGGCTGCAATCTGAGCTCGAGAACGCGAGTGAAGTGCTCACACTCTCCGGTGCGGCGTGCACGCTTGCCGTGAGCAGTGATCCGGCAGCGCCTGAGGCGCAGCGTGTGCTCGCGTTCGCCGTGCGGGAGGCGACGACGAATATCCTCCGGCACAGCAACGCGAGCTGGGCTGCGATCAGCCTGACTGATGTGCGCGGCGGAACGGAACTGGTGGTCACAAACGACGGGGTGGCTGGAACGCCTGAACGCGCGGGTGGGGGATCTGGACTCGTGGGTCTCCGCAAACGGGTGCAGGCCATCGGCGGGACGCTCGACGCGACTGCTGGCACTGAACGAGGTTCTGAACCGGCGCCACACACCTTCGAACTGCGAGTCTGGATACCCGAAGGAGTCTCAACGTGA
- the arfB gene encoding alternative ribosome rescue aminoacyl-tRNA hydrolase ArfB: protein MDLEVTAALMIPAAELGWRFSRSSGPGGQHVNTSDSRVELSWCVEDSAALTEAQRDRLLDRLGPRLIGGVIVVTASERRSQLRNREIARDKLADLLRQALAPGGPQRRATRRTRGSNQRRLTAKGQRSQTKQQRKRPASE, encoded by the coding sequence GTGGATCTTGAAGTGACAGCTGCGTTGATGATCCCGGCTGCTGAGCTGGGGTGGAGATTCTCGCGCTCTTCTGGCCCGGGCGGACAGCACGTGAACACCTCGGACAGTCGCGTCGAACTGAGTTGGTGCGTCGAAGACTCCGCGGCACTCACGGAAGCTCAGCGCGACCGACTCTTGGATCGGCTCGGTCCGCGCCTCATCGGAGGTGTCATCGTGGTGACTGCGTCAGAGCGGCGATCACAGCTGCGCAACCGGGAGATCGCCCGTGACAAGCTCGCCGACCTGCTGCGGCAGGCGCTCGCTCCCGGCGGCCCACAGCGTCGAGCCACTCGTCGCACGCGCGGGTCGAACCAGCGCAGGCTCACGGCAAAAGGGCAGCGCTCACAGACGAAGCAACAGCGAAAACGCCCCGCTTCCGAATAG
- a CDS encoding choice-of-anchor D domain-containing protein — MTSLVSRTARIVLAVLTLSGGALITMDAPAEADAPLVTIDTHGASTNGAKAYLTASPGSEVRAAFTFTAQSHVQFRAKDNFVGSPDYRISSESTCSLRGATFLPAGESCDVVLRFGFDEFPAYTIAFATVPYFALPTDEFGAPLPGAIEEARRQAVVFYPNPFAVTTADFGETEIGTTATRNIRVTNAYSPTPYGFTMHLQAGPFAVAAGIHGLEPGESIEIPVTFTPTLLGEAIGSPVPAYTAMNTGTLLLDPFARLSGIGTAPAITLTGEDIRFGDVDIATQGTQDLTLSNTGATDTTVSISNRFELDASGISVSLEDGTALRAGETLSTPVTWTPESAGAIPADSIEITHAPWVDPAGTHGPLAPISLQVTGTAVSPAPAVQVSQLDFGTVPVGERRVERLTFTSTADHPITLTLNPGSLSSGLTTAATVVVPAGESVSPEITWSPTSSGTLSAHLSFTDLASDTTVLAEVSGTAVKPAVNPDPTDGADPDGALPATPETPRSQRTEAATLAATGSVEPTVAVLMALGLLQLGLGAFALTRHRARRQRTSAAAV, encoded by the coding sequence ATGACCAGCTTGGTGTCACGCACAGCACGCATAGTCCTCGCGGTGCTCACGCTCAGCGGAGGCGCACTCATCACAATGGATGCGCCTGCGGAAGCGGACGCGCCACTCGTCACCATCGATACTCACGGAGCAAGCACCAACGGGGCAAAGGCGTACTTGACGGCCTCCCCAGGGAGCGAAGTTCGGGCAGCGTTCACGTTCACCGCGCAATCTCACGTGCAGTTTCGAGCCAAAGACAACTTCGTCGGCTCGCCGGATTACCGGATCTCATCTGAGTCAACGTGTTCACTCCGGGGGGCGACGTTCCTGCCAGCGGGCGAGAGCTGTGACGTCGTGCTCCGCTTTGGGTTCGACGAGTTTCCCGCGTACACCATAGCGTTCGCTACCGTCCCGTACTTCGCACTCCCAACGGATGAATTCGGTGCTCCGCTTCCCGGCGCCATCGAAGAAGCTCGGCGGCAAGCGGTGGTGTTCTACCCGAATCCATTCGCAGTCACGACAGCCGACTTCGGCGAAACCGAGATCGGCACCACCGCGACGCGGAACATCCGTGTCACCAATGCGTACTCGCCAACGCCTTACGGGTTCACCATGCATCTCCAGGCGGGGCCGTTTGCCGTGGCAGCTGGCATTCACGGTCTCGAACCGGGTGAATCTATCGAGATCCCGGTGACGTTCACCCCAACGCTGCTGGGCGAAGCCATCGGCTCCCCTGTGCCGGCGTACACCGCGATGAACACCGGCACACTCCTGCTGGATCCATTCGCTCGTCTCAGCGGAATCGGAACTGCGCCTGCCATCACGCTCACTGGCGAAGACATTCGCTTTGGCGACGTTGACATCGCAACGCAGGGCACCCAAGACCTCACGCTCTCGAACACCGGCGCGACCGACACGACCGTCTCGATCTCGAATCGGTTCGAGCTGGATGCGTCAGGCATCTCAGTGAGCTTGGAAGACGGCACCGCACTGCGAGCCGGAGAAACGCTCTCGACACCCGTGACCTGGACGCCCGAGAGCGCGGGTGCGATTCCTGCAGACTCGATCGAGATCACCCACGCTCCCTGGGTGGATCCCGCGGGTACTCACGGCCCGCTCGCCCCGATCTCACTGCAGGTGACAGGAACGGCGGTTTCTCCCGCGCCGGCGGTGCAGGTCTCTCAGCTGGACTTCGGCACGGTCCCGGTGGGTGAGCGTCGCGTCGAGCGGCTCACCTTCACCAGCACGGCCGATCACCCGATCACGCTCACGCTCAACCCGGGTTCGCTGAGCTCGGGACTCACCACTGCGGCGACCGTTGTGGTGCCGGCGGGCGAATCTGTCTCACCAGAGATCACTTGGTCCCCCACCAGTTCAGGAACGCTCAGCGCACACTTGTCGTTTACCGATCTCGCGAGCGACACCACAGTGCTGGCAGAGGTCTCTGGCACAGCGGTGAAACCGGCGGTGAATCCGGACCCCACTGACGGTGCGGATCCGGACGGTGCACTTCCGGCAACGCCCGAGACCCCGAGGAGTCAGCGCACCGAAGCAGCAACGCTGGCGGCAACAGGATCCGTTGAGCCGACGGTCGCTGTACTCATGGCACTCGGACTGCTGCAACTTGGGCTGGGGGCGTTCGCGCTCACCCGGCACCGGGCCCGGCGCCAGCGCACCTCCGCGGCCGCTGTCTAA
- a CDS encoding leucine-rich repeat domain-containing protein produces the protein MTSLPIRTFTAAALTLGLLAPAAPALATDLPAGAVVAAPLQNISLDLVDPAQIETAHSPTTAATVETPSRSTRAALPDDNEIVEMPDAALRSAVIAQVGGGSTLTRGSIRKLQALKAPNSGIADLTGLEYASQLSIVDLSRNPITTLEPLRGLSTIRQLNVSSTLITDISAVATMPEINYLQFNWTDVSDLEPVRDKIQLWRIELAATRVSDLDPVRGLINMSELYFQETPVSDLSPLQQLEKLYTLSAPNTEISDLSPVAGLPRLAIVNVNGARVSDLSMVNTWPGLRQVGFLNQRVTGFPVVSSRTESTYRTTQAVTAPFRMLEDVVLTAGGDATTTAEGLTLWEHIAEDATELTATVSGDPLPGSGATYSALLSYPLTRADFTNGDLLTATVGTAYSFQFTVDSGFEDGPFTLTGGSIPGLELAEDGVLAGTPAEDGTFTLDVRRTDAFGNMIDRSYAVTVDAAKVVPPVDPPVTPPVDPPVTPPVVPPVDPPVGPPTSPTISNTLKPTVAGAAALATTGAPSLPVGLTIGFLAILILGGGALVLAPKRRNQADGTSE, from the coding sequence ATGACCTCACTCCCAATACGCACGTTCACCGCCGCTGCGCTCACACTCGGATTGCTCGCGCCCGCTGCTCCGGCTCTCGCGACGGATCTGCCGGCCGGAGCCGTCGTTGCGGCACCGCTGCAGAACATCTCGCTCGACCTGGTCGACCCAGCGCAGATCGAAACTGCTCATTCCCCCACAACCGCTGCAACTGTTGAGACCCCCTCACGGAGCACTCGTGCAGCATTGCCCGACGACAATGAGATTGTAGAGATGCCAGATGCCGCGCTTCGTTCAGCGGTCATCGCGCAGGTGGGTGGTGGATCTACGCTAACCCGCGGTTCGATCCGCAAGCTCCAAGCGCTGAAGGCCCCTAACAGTGGAATCGCCGATCTCACCGGCCTCGAGTATGCCTCTCAACTGAGCATCGTGGACCTGAGCCGAAACCCCATCACGACGCTCGAGCCGCTGCGCGGACTGAGCACGATCCGCCAGCTCAATGTCAGCAGCACACTCATCACGGACATCTCGGCCGTAGCGACCATGCCGGAGATCAACTATCTTCAGTTCAACTGGACTGACGTGTCTGATCTTGAGCCCGTTCGCGACAAGATCCAGCTCTGGCGGATCGAGCTGGCCGCCACCCGGGTGTCGGATCTGGATCCGGTGCGTGGTCTGATCAACATGAGCGAGCTGTATTTCCAAGAGACACCCGTGAGCGACCTTTCCCCGCTTCAGCAGTTGGAGAAGCTCTACACTCTTTCGGCACCGAACACTGAAATCTCGGATTTGAGTCCCGTTGCCGGTCTCCCGCGCTTGGCGATTGTGAATGTCAATGGGGCGCGAGTTTCTGACCTTTCGATGGTGAACACCTGGCCCGGCCTCCGGCAGGTTGGGTTCCTCAATCAGCGCGTTACTGGCTTCCCTGTGGTGTCGTCGCGAACGGAATCGACGTATCGCACCACACAGGCCGTCACCGCACCGTTCCGGATGTTGGAAGACGTGGTGCTGACCGCAGGCGGCGACGCAACGACCACCGCCGAGGGGCTCACCCTGTGGGAACACATCGCTGAGGACGCCACCGAGCTCACCGCGACAGTCTCGGGCGATCCGCTTCCCGGCTCCGGCGCGACTTACTCTGCGCTGCTCTCATACCCGCTCACCCGGGCCGATTTCACGAATGGGGACCTCCTCACCGCAACTGTCGGCACCGCATACTCGTTCCAGTTCACCGTCGATTCCGGGTTCGAGGACGGGCCGTTCACGCTCACCGGAGGGTCGATCCCTGGGCTTGAACTTGCCGAGGATGGCGTGCTCGCTGGCACGCCCGCCGAGGACGGGACGTTCACGCTCGACGTGCGTCGCACCGACGCGTTCGGCAACATGATCGACCGGTCATATGCGGTGACTGTCGATGCGGCGAAAGTTGTGCCACCCGTGGATCCCCCGGTCACGCCTCCGGTTGATCCGCCGGTCACCCCACCGGTCGTGCCGCCGGTCGATCCTCCCGTTGGTCCGCCCACCAGCCCGACGATCTCCAATACCTTGAAGCCGACAGTCGCTGGCGCGGCGGCGCTCGCTACGACGGGGGCACCATCTCTGCCTGTCGGTCTCACGATTGGGTTCCTGGCAATTCTGATCCTGGGCGGTGGCGCGCTCGTCCTCGCCCCGAAGCGCCGCAATCAGGCAGACGGCACGTCCGAGTAG
- a CDS encoding FBP domain-containing protein, with protein sequence MQPLTESLIRASFINASRREVKELTLPSGLEDWTEESWAQLDFLGWRDPKFGRRAYVVLPQLDGDPAGVLLTQAEASPRSRAMCNWCQDVRLPNEVVFWSAKRVGDAGRRGDTVGVLVCREFQCSRNVRNVPPPAYEGFDTAAARERSIDNLRLKAAGFADMLLTGR encoded by the coding sequence ATGCAACCCCTGACTGAATCACTCATCCGTGCCTCCTTTATCAACGCCTCTCGCAGAGAGGTCAAGGAGCTGACTCTGCCGAGCGGACTGGAAGACTGGACCGAGGAGAGCTGGGCGCAGCTCGATTTCCTGGGCTGGCGCGATCCGAAGTTCGGGCGACGCGCTTACGTCGTGCTCCCACAACTGGACGGTGATCCCGCCGGCGTGCTCTTGACCCAGGCCGAAGCCTCTCCGCGGTCCCGTGCCATGTGCAACTGGTGCCAGGACGTGCGGCTTCCGAACGAGGTCGTATTCTGGAGCGCCAAGCGCGTGGGCGATGCAGGCAGGCGCGGCGATACCGTCGGCGTGCTGGTCTGCCGCGAGTTCCAGTGCTCCCGAAACGTGCGCAATGTCCCACCGCCAGCCTATGAGGGTTTCGACACGGCGGCGGCCCGCGAGCGGAGCATCGACAATCTGCGGCTCAAAGCAGCTGGCTTCGCCGATATGCTCCTGACCGGGCGCTAG